In a single window of the Tribolium castaneum strain GA2 chromosome 8, icTriCast1.1, whole genome shotgun sequence genome:
- the LOC658434 gene encoding farnesol dehydrogenase encodes MVLSIERFVGKVAVVTGASAGIGAAIATQLVENGLIVIGIARRIELIEQKVAELCEHKGKLYAYKADLSKEEEIVEAFKWIEENVGPVHILVNNAGSSKDTTLYDGDTNAWRSVLDLNILTLCIATREAIKSMRNNDINGHIIHINSIFGHRVPTLVGLNIYSASKFAVTALTETLRQELNSIGSKIKVTSVSPGLVQSELTTQNPDPDKRAYYESAPILRPEDIADGVVYALSTPEDVQVHELTIKPMGEVN; translated from the exons ATGGTCCTCTCAATTGAACGTTTCGTGGGAAAAGTAGCTGTAGTAACAGGTGCTAGTGCTGGAATCGGTGCTGCTATCGCCACCCAACTTGTGGAAAATGGCCTAATT GTTATTGGAATCGCACGTCGTATCGAACTCATCGAGCAAAAAGTTGCAGAGCTTTGCGAGCACAAAGGCAAACTCTACGCTTACAAGGCCGATCTGAGCAAGGAGGAGGAAATTGTGGAGGCGTTCAAATGGATTGAGGAAAATGTAGGTCCTGTCCATATCCTGGTGAACAACGCTGGCTCCTCGAAAGACACCACCTTATACGATGGAGACACAAACGCCTGGAGAAGTGTCCTGGACTTGAACATCCTGACTCTTTGTATCGCCACCAGAGAGGCGATCAAAAGCATGAGAAATAACGACATCAACGGCCACATTATTCACATCAACAGCATTTTCGGGCACAGAGTCCCAACTCTAGTCGGTTTAAACATTTATTCAGCTTCGAAATTTGCAGTTACGGCCTTAACCGAGACTTTGAGACAAGAATTAAACTCGATTGGGTCCAAAATCAAAGTTACG agtgTTAGTCCCGGATTGGTCCAAAGCGAGCTCACTACCCAAAATCCGGACCCGGATAAAAGGGCCTATTACGAGTCGGCTCCCATTTTGCGTCCGGAGGATATAGCAGATGGGGTTGTTTACGCACTGTCAACACCGGAGGATGTCCAG GTTCACGAGTTGACTATTAAGCCTATGGGAGAAGTGAACTGA
- the LOC103315142 gene encoding uncharacterized protein LOC103315142 isoform X2 has translation MDFSSENEIDAIASAAVSNLLPAKSRPQYEKTYLQFRQWCSMKKIDQVTENVLLAYLEEKSTTLKPPTLWALYAMLKATLNVKENIDTRYRSKKSQILDKEDISKFINEADDKIYLLMKTVLILGISGALRREELVKMKLTDIEDKQSVLIVKVPDTKTHCERIFTVSNLENIEIVRKYRALRPPRATSDRLFLKYTNGKCVNQNVGINKIGEIPSLIAKWLNKDEPKKYTGHCFRRSSATLLANAGGDLISIKRHGGWRSSTVAESYIEDSLNNKIEIANKIQPSSSTEENKITQPSTSASFNGENNFHLQASSLRPLGINGGTFSSCTFNFHMSK, from the exons atggattttagcagcgaaaacgaaatagatgcaattgcaagcgcggcagtgtcgaatcttttgcctgctaaatcaagaccgcagtacgaaaaaacgtatcttcagtttcggcagtggtgttctatgaaaaagattgatcaagtaacggaaaatgttttgttggcgtatttggaagaaaagtctaccaccttaaagccaccaacactctgggccctttatgcgatgttgaaaGCCACCTTAAACGTTAAAGAGAATATCGATACAC GTTACAGAAGCAAGAAGTcgcaaattttagacaaagaagacattagcaagtttattaatgaagcagatgacaagatatatttactgatgaag actgTGCTAATTTTGGGTATATCGGGAGCCCTTCGACGTGaagaattagttaaaatgaagctaactgacatagaagataaacagtctgtcttaattgtgaaggtgcctgatacaaaaacccactgcgaacgaatatttactgtttcaaatttagaaaatatagaaattgtcagaaaatatAGAGCTTTGCGGCCTCCACGGGCGACTAGTgaccgtttatttttaaagtataccaacggaaaatgtgtgaatcaaaatgttggaattaacaaaatcggagagataccaagtttgattgcaaagtggcttaacaaagacgaacctaaaaaatatactggtCACTGCTTCAGAAGAAGCTCTGCCACTCTTTTGGCGAATGCTGGAGGTgatctaatttcaattaaacgtcATGGGGGCTGGAGAAGCAGCACAGTGGCAGAAAGTTACATCGAGGactctttgaataataaaattgaaattgccaataaaattcaaccttcttcctccacagaagaaaacaaaatcactcAACCTTCTACATCGGCTTCTTTTAATGGCGAAAATAACTTTCATTTACAAGCGTCTTCACTCAGGCCTCTGGGGATAAACGGGGGCACGTTTTCGTcatgcacatttaattttcatatgtcaaagtaa
- the LOC103315142 gene encoding uncharacterized protein LOC103315142 isoform X1, with translation MDFSSENEIDAIASAAVSNLLPAKSRPQYEKTYLQFRQWCSMKKIDQVTENVLLAYLEEKSTTLKPPTLWALYAMLKATLNVKENIDTRKFPKLVPYLKSKSVGYRSKKSQILDKEDISKFINEADDKIYLLMKTVLILGISGALRREELVKMKLTDIEDKQSVLIVKVPDTKTHCERIFTVSNLENIEIVRKYRALRPPRATSDRLFLKYTNGKCVNQNVGINKIGEIPSLIAKWLNKDEPKKYTGHCFRRSSATLLANAGGDLISIKRHGGWRSSTVAESYIEDSLNNKIEIANKIQPSSSTEENKITQPSTSASFNGENNFHLQASSLRPLGINGGTFSSCTFNFHMSK, from the exons atggattttagcagcgaaaacgaaatagatgcaattgcaagcgcggcagtgtcgaatcttttgcctgctaaatcaagaccgcagtacgaaaaaacgtatcttcagtttcggcagtggtgttctatgaaaaagattgatcaagtaacggaaaatgttttgttggcgtatttggaagaaaagtctaccaccttaaagccaccaacactctgggccctttatgcgatgttgaaaGCCACCTTAAACGTTAAAGAGAATATCGATACACGTAAGTTTCCGAAGTTAGTGCCCTACCTGAAAAGCAAAAGCGTAGGTTACAGAAGCAAGAAGTcgcaaattttagacaaagaagacattagcaagtttattaatgaagcagatgacaagatatatttactgatgaag actgTGCTAATTTTGGGTATATCGGGAGCCCTTCGACGTGaagaattagttaaaatgaagctaactgacatagaagataaacagtctgtcttaattgtgaaggtgcctgatacaaaaacccactgcgaacgaatatttactgtttcaaatttagaaaatatagaaattgtcagaaaatatAGAGCTTTGCGGCCTCCACGGGCGACTAGTgaccgtttatttttaaagtataccaacggaaaatgtgtgaatcaaaatgttggaattaacaaaatcggagagataccaagtttgattgcaaagtggcttaacaaagacgaacctaaaaaatatactggtCACTGCTTCAGAAGAAGCTCTGCCACTCTTTTGGCGAATGCTGGAGGTgatctaatttcaattaaacgtcATGGGGGCTGGAGAAGCAGCACAGTGGCAGAAAGTTACATCGAGGactctttgaataataaaattgaaattgccaataaaattcaaccttcttcctccacagaagaaaacaaaatcactcAACCTTCTACATCGGCTTCTTTTAATGGCGAAAATAACTTTCATTTACAAGCGTCTTCACTCAGGCCTCTGGGGATAAACGGGGGCACGTTTTCGTcatgcacatttaattttcatatgtcaaagtaa